A single Nicotiana tabacum cultivar K326 chromosome 5, ASM71507v2, whole genome shotgun sequence DNA region contains:
- the LOC107766986 gene encoding E3 ubiquitin-protein ligase ATL31-like, producing the protein MVKAHDGFVSLPIYLLILLVLSRPMIPNAAALPSNPENRVRYPRPSISPAMAIIIVVLIAALFFVALFSIYIRYRISTNGNSILQTLSTRRRPSAATRGLDNSVIETFPTFAYAEVKDHHIGKGGLECAVCLNEFEDDEKLRLIPKCDHVFHPECIGAWLKSHVTCPVCRADLSIPQPDEPPVKAHEVLNIDQEGTENLQQNKEVSIQIGSDENIKQQEDPSSVKRLSFDVPNQPPRSFSIKRPKILNKFRSHSTGHSLVVPGENLDRYTLRLSENVRKEVMNRALLNRTKSCAVTLPRHGSTKIEYRKGVGKESNNEVSIEIETDENLMVQQEKTCNVTRNLSINVPKRPPRSLSMKRPRTLSRFRSFSTGHSLVIAGENLDQHTLRLPENVRKEVMNRALLNRTKSCAVTLSRFGSTRSGYRTGNGEGRKIVSPFFTRGPSLKSPKIMVDIEEGSTSRSVKMAIKMPSFKCLEPKGDEASLLTIEKA; encoded by the coding sequence ATGGTGAAAGCTCATGATGGATTCGTTTCACTTCCCATTTATCTCCTCATCTTGTTGGTATTATCGCGTCCTATGATTCCAAATGCGGCAGCGCTGCCATCAAATCCCGAGAATCGTGTCCGGTACCCACGTCCAAGTATTAGCCCAGCAATGGCCATTATCATAGTGGTTCTCATAGCTGCCTTGTTTTTCGTTGCACTTTTCTCGATTTACATTCGCTACCGCATCTCCACTAATGGTAACAGCATCCTCCAAACACTTTCCACGCGCCGACGCCCTTCTGCTGCAACACGTGGACTCGACAATTCAGTCATCGAGACTTTCCCCACCTTTGCATACGCCGAAGTgaaggatcatcatattggcaaGGGTGGTTTGGAGTGTGCAGTATGCTTGAACGAGTTTGAAGACGACGAAAAGCTGCGGTTGATCCCAAAGTGTGATCACGTGTTCCACCCTGAATGCATCGGTGCTTGGCTCAAGTCTCACGTCACTTGCCCCGTTTGTCGAGCTGACCTTAGTATTCCTCAACCTGATGAACCACCGGTTAAAGCTCATGAGGTACTAAACATTGATCAAGAAGGGACAGAGAATCTGCAGCAAAATAAGGAAGTTTCAATACAAATAGGGAGTGATGAAAATATAAAACAGCAAGAGGATCCCTCTAGTGTTAAGCGATTGAGTTTCGACGTGCCGAACCAGCCACCAAGATCGTTTTCTATAAAGAGACcaaagattttgaacaagtttAGGTCACACTCGACTGGCCATTCATTGGTGGTACCGGGGGAGAATTTGGACAGGTACACTCTCAGATTATCGGAGAATGTTAGAAAAGAGGTAATGAACCGGGCACTACTAAACCGGACAAAGAGTTGTGCAGTCACTTTACCAAGACATGGTAGCACTAAAATAGAGTACAGAAAAGGTGTCGGGAAGGAAAGCAATAACGAAGTCTCAATAGAAATAGAGACTGATGAAAATTTGATGGTACAACAAGAGAAGACCTGTAATGTTACGCGAAATTTGAGTATCAACGTGCCGAAGCGGCCGCCAAGGTCGCTTTCTATGAAGAGACCAAGGACATTGAGCAGGTTTAGATCATTCTCGACCGGCCACTCATTGGTGATAGCGGGGGAGAATTTGGACCAGCATACTCTTAGATTACCGGAGAATGTTAGGAAAGAGGTAATGAACCGGGCATTGCTGAACCGGACAAAGAGTTGCGCAGTCACTTTATCAAGATTTGGTAGCACTAGAAGCGGGTACAGAACCGGAAATGGAGAAGGAAGAAAGATTGTATCACCATTCTTTACTAGAGGTCCATCGTTGAAGTCACCGAAAATAATGGTTGATATCGAAGAGGGGTCCACTTCACGCAGTGTAAAAATGGCAATCAAAATGCCGTCGTTCAAATGCTTGGAGCCAAAAGGTGATGAAGCCAGTTTGCTGACAATTGAGAAAGCATAA